A DNA window from Fragaria vesca subsp. vesca linkage group LG3, FraVesHawaii_1.0, whole genome shotgun sequence contains the following coding sequences:
- the LOC101311657 gene encoding uncharacterized protein LOC101311657, whose product MATDTRIFPDQNSNNNIKKSEINRVEIQAAIAKAVELRALHAALVQGSSPANLRFPSSASPANSRHASHFSAQDYPVFTPSYEDEPSSGYLQNPMKNRTLSESWDDYGLEGNGDESVVSNYKENSSSRKGFPSDLSNFESHICPAEDNKSVTGSCANNITVLQTSPGTEYFRSSRRNSLGDFNSISSCNRCKPATITSEPENTTCRNSRNSNIVVPLTDSHVSTTQSQPKSRGVMSWLFPRLKKKHKNGSSPIRTESEEVSQVYKDFGIMSVEVLKKELIQANENRDSALKEVSEMRSSLGELKQKLEYLETYCEELKKALRQATHGNKNFQMPETIGNFPNRPGGKSSNGIAENLMPVSEEVMVEGFLQIVSEARLSVRQFCKILVAQIELTDNTLVDNLNMLLQPFKLSLNSKYSKAVSYHLEAIINQSLYQDFENCVFQKHGSPKLLDPHQARQAQFSSFVALRNLSWNEVLRKGTKYYCEEFSKFCDQKMSCIITTLNWTRPWPEQVLQAFFVATKCIWLLHLLAFSFYPPLGILRVEENRSFDPHYMEDMFMERQRSHGSSRVKIMVMPGFYVQDRVLRCKVLCRYKSAGQAS is encoded by the exons ATGGCTACTGACACCAGAATTTTCCCAGACCAAAACAGCAACAACAACATCAAAAAAAGTGAGATTAACAGAGTGGAAATCCAAGCAGCCATTGCCAAAGCCGTGGAGCTTAGAGCTCTTCATGCTGCTTTGGTTCAAGGAAGCAGCCCTGCAAATCTTAGGTTCCCATCTTCTGCTTCTCCAGCTAACTCACGCCATGCTTCTCACTTCTCTGCTCAGGACTACCCTGTTTTCACGCCT AGTTATGAAGACGAACCTTCATCAGGGTATCTTCAAAATCCGATGAAGAACAGAACGTTATCCGAAAGTTGGGACGATTATGGGCTAGAAGGAAATGGGGATGAATCAGTTGTGTCAAACTACAAGGAAAACTCATCTTCAAGAAAAGGGTTTCCTTCTGATTTGTCCAACTTTGAATCCCACATTTGTCCAGCTGAGGATAACAAATCTGTCACTGGCTCATGTGCAAACAACATCACCGTGCTTCAAACATCACCAGGTACTGAGTACTTCAGGTCAAGTAGGAGAAACAGTTTGGGGGATTTCAACTCAATCTCATCTTGTAATAGGTGCAAGCCTGCAACTATAACCAGTGAACCCGAAAACACAACCTGCAGGAACAGCAGGAATTCTAACATTGTTGTGCCATTAACAGATTCTCATGTGTCCACTACGCAGTCACAACCAAAAAGTAGGGGAGTGATGTCTTGGTTGTTTCCGCGGTTAAAGAAGAAGCACAAGAATGGAAGCTCTCCAATCCGGACAGAATCCGAGGAAGTTTCTCAAGTCTACAAGGATTTTGGGATAATGTCAGTGGAAGTATTGAAGAAAGAGCTCATACAAGCAAATGAGAATAGAGACTCGGCGTTGAAGGAGGTTTCTGAGATGAGATCTTCGCTTGGAGAGCTGAAGCAGAAGCTGGAGTACTTGGAAACTTACTGTGAAGAGCTGAAGAAGGCTTTGAGACAAGCAACACATGGTAATAAGAACTTCCAAATGCCAGAAACTATTGGCAATTTCCCAAACAGACCAGGAGGAAAATCAAGTAATGGGATTGCAGAAAACTTAATGCCGGTTAGCGAGGAAGTAATGGTAGAAGGTTTCCTGCAGATAGTATCCGAAGCAAGACTCTCAGTAAGACAGTTCTGCAAAATCCTTGTAGCACAAATTGAACTAACAGATAACACCTTGGTGGATAATTTGAACATGCTCCTCCAACCATTCAAATTGTCATTGAATTCCAAGTATTCGAAAGCTGTGTCATACCACTTGGAAGCCATCATAAACCAGTCACTCTACCAGGACTTTGAGAACTGTGTGTTCCAGAAGCATGGCTCACCTAAGCTTCTAGATCCTCACCAAGCTCGCCAAGCACAGTTTTCTTCATTCGTGGCACTAAGAAACTTAAGCTGGAATGAAGTGTTGAGGAAGGGAACAAAGTATTATTGTGAGGAATTCAGCAAGTTCTGTGATCAGAAGATGAGTTGCATCATTACAACATTAAATTGGACTAGGCCATGGCCTGAGCAAGTTCTTCAAGCATTCTTTGTAGCTACCAAATGCATTTGGTTGCTTCATTTGCTTGCATTTTCATTCTATCCGCCGTTGGGGATTTTGAGGGTGGAAGAGAATAGGAGCTTTGATCCACATTACATGGAAGACATGTTTATGGAGAGACAGAGGTCACATGGTTCAAGCAGGGTTAAGATTATGGTAATGCCAGGGTTTTATGTTCAGGATAGGGTTTTAAGGTGCAAGGTTCTATGCAGGTATAAGTCTGCAGGTCAAGCAAGTTGA